Proteins encoded within one genomic window of Bacillus thuringiensis:
- a CDS encoding DUF1349 domain-containing protein, whose translation MKISHIPEHIEQLTIMNVPEYYKLNNNHALIVRSKAETDFWLKTHYGFEVMNGHVFYTETMTDFQAEVQLRMNPNSKFDQAGLFVMISEKCWLKTSLEYIPDGPSHLGAVVTNNGYSDWSTQDFPTELATQHLRFRIVRKRGDYTIYVKKVHQWEQIRIAHLMEDIGNEPVKIGFYTCSPSKNNGFETEFLDFTTEKI comes from the coding sequence TGAAAATATCACATATACCAGAACATATTGAGCAACTTACTATAATGAATGTACCTGAATATTATAAGCTAAATAACAATCATGCGCTTATTGTCCGCTCGAAAGCCGAAACAGATTTTTGGCTTAAAACACATTATGGTTTCGAAGTAATGAATGGTCATGTATTTTATACTGAGACGATGACAGACTTTCAAGCTGAAGTTCAATTGCGTATGAATCCAAATTCAAAATTCGATCAAGCTGGTCTTTTTGTTATGATTTCGGAAAAATGTTGGTTGAAAACTTCATTAGAATATATTCCAGATGGTCCATCACATTTAGGAGCTGTCGTAACGAATAATGGATATTCCGATTGGTCCACACAAGACTTTCCGACAGAATTAGCTACCCAACATCTTCGTTTTCGAATTGTTCGTAAACGTGGTGATTATACAATATATGTGAAGAAGGTCCACCAATGGGAACAAATAAGAATCGCTCATTTGATGGAGGATATAGGAAATGAGCCTGTTAAAATAGGTTTTTACACGTGTAGTCCTTCTAAAAATAATGGATTTGAGACTGAGTTTTTAGATTTTACAACTGAAAAAATATAG